In Coturnix japonica isolate 7356 chromosome 7, Coturnix japonica 2.1, whole genome shotgun sequence, one DNA window encodes the following:
- the LOC107316596 gene encoding alpha-aspartyl dipeptidase-like — protein MGCPRRLLLVSNSTMHGGGYLGHCQQHIQSFLGEKVKRVLFVPYALHDRDAYARTAREKFESLGYELDSIHESCDPVEAVRKSEAIFIGGGNTFRLLKALYDNRLIQEIRKRVLEDGIPYMGSSAGTNVATVSISTTNDMPIVYPPSLQALGLVPFNINPHYLDPDVKSTHMGETREERIRQYHEEPNTPPVLGLREGAMLLVEGDKATLQGVTGARLFLRGKKPTEHEPGTDFSFLLIDSNFQ, from the exons ATGGGCTGCCCACGGCGCCTGCTGCTGGTCTCCAATTCTACGATGCACGGAGGGGGATACCTGGgccactgccagcagcacatccaGAGCTTCCTGGGGGA GAAGGTGAAGCGGGTGCTGTTCGTGCCGTACGCGCTGCACGACCGCGACGCCTACGCCCGCACCGCCAGGGAGAAGTTTGAGAGTCTGG GTTATGAGCTGGACAGCATTCATGAATCTTGCGATCCAGTGGAAGCTGTAAGAAAATCTGAAGCTATATTCATTG GAGGTGGCAACACATTCCGTCTCCTGAAAGCTCTTTATGACAACAGACTGATACAAGAGATCAGGAAACGAGTTCTCGAG gATGGGATTCCTTACATGGGATCCAGTGCAGGAACTAACGTTGCTACTGTCAGCATCAGCACTACCAATGACATGCCAATTGTTTATCCACCTTCCCTACAAGCCCTAGGTTTGGTTCCTTTTAACATTAACCCTCACTACCTGGATCCAGATGTTAAAAGTACTCACATGGGT GAAACCAGAGAGGAAAGAATTCGCCAATATCACGAAGAACCAAACACCCCTCCTGTACTG GGCTTGCGGGAAGGTGCAATGCTGCTTGTGGAAGGAGACAAAGCCACCTTACAAGGAGTGACTGGAGCAAGGCTTTTTCTGAG GGGTAAGAAACCAACTGAACATGAGCCTGGAACAGATTTTAGTTTCTTGCTTATTGACAGCAATTTCCAGTAG